The Nostoc sp. HK-01 genomic interval ATCCCAGAAATAGCTCTACTCTGCAAAGGTTTGGCTGTACCAACTAATCTCTCTTCATTGTTGATTTGTCCATTTGCGTCTGCTGCATAATGCTTCCCATCCCTAGAACGCCAGATATAGTAAGCCGTGCCACCTACAATAGCAACTCCAACCAGTACACATCCTACCCCAGCCGTGCCTGCACAAAAAGCGGCGGGTGCAAGTACCGCAGGATTCGCGTTAACTGGGTGATTTGGTAAAGCAGTTCCACACAGAACAAAACTTGTTGTTATGGCAATAATTTTTGACTTGAATTTAAGCATATTTTAATGGCTGTGGTTCGCCAACTGAAGCAGCTTGTTATGTACTTCTGCATCCTATCAAACGTGGGCGTATTTGTGACATATTTGGGTCATATTTGGGATAATTATTTTGTTCATCCTTTTTTGTGCCAACTCTGGGGCAAATCTGGAACAATAGAATCGCTTAGGTAGCAATATGAATGCAGTAGAATCAAACCCCAGAAAGGATGAAATGCCCAGAAAGGATGAAAGGTTAGCGATTCCGGCGCTTGGTGAGTATTACAATGATTTACTCACTGTCGATTCATGGGTAAATGGTCGAACTAAGGTTGCCCAGGCGCAATCTCTTTTATGTGCCAAACTTCAGGAGCGAGACAAGTTAATTAGAGAAAGGGTGGAATATTTAGCGAAAAAGCGGGGTATTACCTTTGATGAAATGTGGTCAGAAATCCTTAACGGCACTGCTCAAAAAATAGTCCCCGGTGAAGGTGAAGGGCTAGAGTATAAGTCGAGTGAAGATTAAATGTATTTGTGGATACAAGCGTTTATATATCTATTAAAAATGTCCTCTTGCGAAAATGACGATCGCAGTCTTAGAGACATCAATTACACTCATTAAGCTATCTGGCGGATTCCGCCAGATGGAACAAAAGTGATTTGATTAGGGGAAGATTAGGAAAGCGATCGCAGGGTATCAAGGCTAATGTGATAGGTGCGATCGCACCCCTTTGTTCACTTCAACCCAGACTGTTCTTTACTCTTAAGCTTCTCATTTTCAAAAACAGCAGTGATTTTAGAGCCATCGGCATTTTCCCAGAGAAAGGTTGCTATAGTTGCAGAACGGTTAACCTCAATACCTCGATACAAGATTGACCGCACTTCTGTTAAAGACATTCCCGGTTTTAACTGTTCGTATTCTGCACGTCCGAAGCGAGATAGTTCAGTTCGGGTAGATTGTTCATGCTGCTTAGAATAAAAAGCAGTTTGAACAAAACCATACGCCAGACCTGAGCCAAGCATAACCCCTACTGAAAGAGCAGCATTCATTAGTGAACGGACGAGAGTATTATTAGATGGTGTAGGGTTGGTTTGATTAACCATTGAATTAGCCTCTTGAATAAAGATTTTTTGATGCTGGCTTGGTGGCCTTAGCTACCAAACCAGTGTTAGTAATAGGTGTGATTAGTACCTACTTTGTTTAATGTGGGGTTTTGGTGGTCGCAAAAACTGGGCAACTTCTACCAAGTAATGTCACCACTCACCACACTTAGTAACTCTGTCAACTGACAGCCGTAGCTGTTATTCCCAAAGTTCAAAGTTAGAGTTCCCGTTCAATAAAATGTCCGGTGTCTAACACATCTGACCTAAGTTGCCCACCTCTGATAATGTGGGTGTTAATGAGTATCACCACCTCCTGTTCTGTAGTAACTGTGTCAAGTTGACTAAACTGTTATTCCCAGGTCATGCAAAACTGAGATGTAAGACAGTTACCCAGAGACTATCCAAAAAAATTAACAACCCAAATATCCGCAGCATGAGCGATGCAGTATAGAATTTGGCCACTTGGCGGAGTTGCCGCGCCATAGAACGAATATAAGTAGCTCAAATACTGTTCCTGATTCTTCGATATCTAAATACCCATACGAACAAAAGCGATCGCACCCTCAGCTTTATTAGTAGAGATAGTAAAGATTTCGTCTCTAACACCAAGGTAAGGGATAGGTTTTTAATTTATGGTTGGGCGATTCCGTGATATTTTGGCGCTATTGGAGCAACAGTAATCATGCCTGCGGCCGCAAGCAAGCTAGGCACCCTATCAAATTACCCATCTAATTAAAAAACTGATAGTATTGCAACTAAATAGTAGAAGTTAATTGCGCCGGATACAAGCGCAATAGCAAATTGAGCATACTGAAAAAATTATGATTATTGGGCTAACAAACCAGAAGGGGGGCGCTGGTAAAACTACTGTATCTGGTCATCTGGCATATTGGTTAAGCCAGCAGGGAACAGTGATGATTGTAGATGCAGATGCACAACAAAGCAGCACCAACTGGATGAAAGATCTGCAACTGCCCTGTAAAACAATGATTGACCCGGATGATTTATTTGATGAACTGCCGACTTTAGCAGAACAATATGATGCTGTAGTTGTAGACGGGCCAGGTAGCCTTAGTGAGACAACCAAGGCAATCTTATCTAGATGTGACCTGGCTTTAGTACCCTGTAAACCAGCCGGTCTAGATATGCACAGCACATCAAAAATGGTGAGGATTTTACGTCAGGCTAGAGAACTACGCTCTGGTATGCCCCATGTTGGTTTGTTTTTAAATCAGGCTAAAAAAGGAACTGTGTTACTCAAAGATGCTCAAAGAGCTTTATCAGAGAAAAATACGGGGTTTCCTCTACTAAAAACAATGGTGTATGACCTCCAGGTAATTGCTGATGCACCAGGGCAAGGAACAACTGTTTGGGGACTACCAGGAGCAACTGCCAAACGTGCCGCCAAAGATTTTGAGGCACTTTTTACCGAAGCTTTGGGGGTAGTCAATGGCAAGAGATAGAAGAATGGTAGAAGATTTTATCTTTAGGGATGATATCAACCAGACTAAGGCAACTATGCCCCTAAGTTTGATTGTGCTGCCCAAAGAAGAACTGCGGTATTACATCGACCCAGAAGAAGTAGACAAAATTGTTGCTTCTGCCAGAAAAAACGGCATTCTCGAACCACTCCTAGTCCGTCCTATCCCTGGCAGTGACAAACACGAAGTAGTAGCAGGGGCAAAACGCTACAGAGCTTCCCAGATTCTGGAACTAGCAGAAGTCCCTGTAGTTATCCGTTCTCTTAGTGATGAAGATGCTCTAGAAATTGCCCTGATTGAAAACTTTGCCCGTTCAGCACTCACTGACCTTGAAGAAACCGATGGAGTTGTGCGACTTTTGGCTGTTAAGTTGAAGATTGTACCTCCAGAAGTACCACCACTATTACATCACATTCAAAATCAAGAACGTGGTAGAACTGCTGCCAATAACGTTATTGGCAATGATGTAATTGCTATAGTGCAAGAAGTTCTAACCTCCCTCGGCAACATTAAGCTAGATTCATTTATCAGCAATCGTCTGCCATTGCTGAATTTACCCAGTGACATTTTAGAGGTATTACGTCAGGGGAAACTAGAGACAAGTAAAGCCAAAGTGATCGCACGAGTTCAAGATGAGTCAATAAGAAAAGAACTCTTAGATGATGCGAGCGCCTATAATCTCTCATTAAGCGAAATTAAGCGCAAAATTAAAGAAATTGAGCAGCAGTCTCAACCAGAGACTCCATCATTAAAAAACCAAGCTGATGAAACATTTCGGCGTTTAAAAAAATCCAACGTTTGGGATGATCCTAAGAAAAAAGCAAAGGTAGAAAAACTGTTGGCTCAATTAAAGGCACTGGTAGAAGATGACAACCCAAAGTGAACCAATGTAGTAATTATCTAAACTATTCAATTTGCTGTCTGAGGGATGGAGACATAATCATTAGCCCTCTGACAACTTCTTCAGGGGTAGCTGTGCCATCAATTACTTTTGGCATAATTACCATCAATTCTAAAGCCAAGTGTGTGGGAATTCCCCTTGCTTCTAATCGCTTCAATTCCAAAACATCAATGCCTGCTGCTAGTCCATCCAAATATTCCTCTACACTCACCCCTAAGTTTTCGATGTCCGACATAAGTAGAATTTTTAAGTTTTTGTTTGACTTTTATATTCAAGCATCTATTACGTGTCTATCTCATAGTGCAGAGCATATTCTCTGTGCTATCTGGGGCGATCGCACTGGTAGTTGTGTGGCTACGATCACATCTTACAACAGATGATGAAAATGCTTGAATCAAGCCCAAAGTAAGCAATTATTTACTGGATTTTCTTACTTTTGTAGCCACAACCAAGCGATATCAATGCTTTTGAGAGCCAATGTTGCTCACCTTTCTTGCGAGGTCGTGCGAGAGCAGGCTCTTGGAGAAAGTTGCGATCGCCTCTGCGTCGCAATCAAGGTGCGACACATTGGCTGCTGAAAACGTGTCCAGAAGCAAATCTTGTTTGGTACACTTCTATCTTTCTTAACTATTACTTACTAACTCTAAAGCACATTCAAAGATGATATGCATCATTGCAAGCAATTGGAAGTGAGATTTACAGGGATTAGTATGTAAATGTCTTGACACGACCGCATAATAGATTAAAAGCGTGCCTGTTAAGAAAATAACAATGATTAATAGTCATCAGTATGGTTCAAAGCGTCAAAGGCCTATATTAAGGCTGAAACTAGCACTTTACATTGTCTTACGAAGCGTGATAATAGGGCTAATATCTGGAAGCGTACTGGGCGCACTTTTTGGCTGTGCTTTCATGATATTCTCAATCTGGACGGCAGCATTTGGTACTGGATTAGGCTTAGGACTGGGGTTAGTTAATGGGGTGTTGCTGAGTTTCATAACCTGTCTATTCTTTTACCCATTAAAGTATCCTTGGCTCTATAATCTGATAGTCAAAGTCATTAGTGCTTTTGTAGCTGGAGTCGGGGTTGCAACCTTTGGCCCTTGGTACTTTTCCTCCCAATACATGACCCCATCCTCAGCAGTTTTAATTGGTTTTAGCTCTGTACTTGCATCTGTAATTGCTGGATTCGCAGGATGGTTAGCAGGGAAAAACATTTCTCAATGGTATGAACAAAAAAATCAAAGAAAAAGACGAAAATCAACTCTAAAGGCGACGCTGCATGATACTACTCCACTAAACACAGCAGAGCAACATTTAGAAGATAGCCTGTGGTCTAAAAATTTAGGCTGGATATATCTTGGTCTACTTTCATTTTTATGTTCTTTTCTAGGGCAAATGCTTTTGCAATTCATAGTCTGTGGAAATCAAGATGTACGTTCTTGCCTTCCTTCTCCTCGTCTTTATACATCAGTAATAGCAGGCTTTAAAGTAGTCATTCCTGCAATTTTAGTAATTATCCTGATATTTAATTTAGTAAAAATTATATATAAGAAACACAATAGTAAGCTTACAAGCTAAATGATGAGTGTCAGCTATTATAGGAAAATTTTAGAAGGGATTGAAGTTTAAATGAGAAGCTTAGGGAAACAGACATAGCATATATAACACAAAGGCAACGACCTCGACTTCGCAAGGAAGTTAAACAGTATAGGCGGCTGTCAGCTTTATTTATAAAGCTTAAGAGCAAAATCATCAAAATCTTTCTTAACTCGGTTTCTTACTTGCACCTAATTAAATAGATGATTAATTGGTTCTTCATAGCAACACATAGGCTTAAATTCTTAATTAGACCAAAATCTTAAACTACAGCATTCCTGCGGCGATACCGATTCTCGTGGACGGGAATTATTGCTGCGTCCATCAAGAGCGTCGAGATTTGCGATCGCTTGAAGCGGAGCGTACCTATTGCATAGAGGCAACAATGTAGGAAGGCGGGGCTTGGCATGAACCTATCCCACTAATACCAGCAATATGATAATCTGCTGTTGATGACGGTAAGTTGTATTAGGGTATGGCGGGGAGATTTGAAGGGTTAAGTGATCTTGAGTGGAAGCTGTTTGAAGATATATTTCCCAAGGAAGCAGAAAAGAAAGGGCGGGGAATGCCTCATGCACCATTTCGTCACGTACTGAATACCCTACTGTATATGTTGATAACAGGCTGTCGTTGGTGTGATGTTCCCACTGGAGAGATCTGGGCATCCAAGAGTGCCGCGCACAGATGGCTACAACGTTGGCACAAAGATGGCACATTAGATAATCTACAAGCGCGTATATTAGGCATTGCAGAAGAAAAAGGATTAATCAACTGGAACTACGGCGCAGTGGACGGGTCTTTTTCCCCCTGGGAAAGGTGGCGGTGAAGGGGTTGCGTATGGTCATAAGGGTAAAGGAATTTTGATACATACGCTCACAGAGGGGAACGGGATGCCCTTAGCTAATCGCACAACCCCTGCTAATGGTAATGAACGAGAGCAGGTTCTACCACTATTAGATAGCGTTAAAGTCAAAACGAATAAACCCGGTAGACCTCGTAAACGAGTTAAAGTTCTTGCGGCTGATAAAGGTTACGATTCTAAGGATAAACGTGCAGCCTTGCGTAAACGTGGTATCAGGCCACAATTACCTAAGCGTGTTTGGAAGACCAAGAAAAATCGAGGTAGACCAATTAAAATGTCAGTTCCACGCTTTCAACAGGAACGCTGTTTTGCCTGGTATCAAAGAAAATATCGCCGTCTCGTTGTGCGATGGGAGCGGATCTCTGCTTGCTTCAATGCTTTTCTTTCTCTAGCCACAATTCATATCTGGATTAACAGAATTTTATTAGTGGGATAGGTTCATCAAAGCTCACTTAAGACAGAGGTGGAGGTTTAATTCTCATCCCCCAATTCTTGTAAAATCGACTCAACAGTTGCCTTGAGTTGGGGCAGATTCTGCTCAATCACGCTCCAAACTCGATTCAAGTTTACCTTTAAATAATCGTGAATCAGTACATCTCTAAAACCGGCTACCTGCTGCCAAGGGACATCGGGATAAGCTGCTCTGATTTCGGGAGATAACCGCTTGGTTGCTTCCCCAATTATTTCAAAATTTCTAATTACCGCATCTTGAATTATCGTGGTTTGCAAAAATGCTTCTTTACCATCCTGGGTATAAGATTCGATGCGCTCAATACATTCCTTAATGTTGCTCAAG includes:
- the parA_1 gene encoding plasmid partitioning protein ParA; its protein translation is MIIGLTNQKGGAGKTTVSGHLAYWLSQQGTVMIVDADAQQSSTNWMKDLQLPCKTMIDPDDLFDELPTLAEQYDAVVVDGPGSLSETTKAILSRCDLALVPCKPAGLDMHSTSKMVRILRQARELRSGMPHVGLFLNQAKKGTVLLKDAQRALSEKNTGFPLLKTMVYDLQVIADAPGQGTTVWGLPGATAKRAAKDFEALFTEALGVVNGKR
- a CDS encoding ParB family protein, with the translated sequence MARDRRMVEDFIFRDDINQTKATMPLSLIVLPKEELRYYIDPEEVDKIVASARKNGILEPLLVRPIPGSDKHEVVAGAKRYRASQILELAEVPVVIRSLSDEDALEIALIENFARSALTDLEETDGVVRLLAVKLKIVPPEVPPLLHHIQNQERGRTAANNVIGNDVIAIVQEVLTSLGNIKLDSFISNRLPLLNLPSDILEVLRQGKLETSKAKVIARVQDESIRKELLDDASAYNLSLSEIKRKIKEIEQQSQPETPSLKNQADETFRRLKKSNVWDDPKKKAKVEKLLAQLKALVEDDNPK
- a CDS encoding transposase and inactivated derivatives-like protein, with amino-acid sequence MAGRFEGLSDLEWKLFEDIFPKEAEKKGRGMPHAPFRHVLNTLLYMLITGCRWCDVPTGEIWASKSAAHRWLQRWHKDGTLDNLQARILGIAEEKGLINWNYGAVDGSFSPWERWR